AAGTTGGTATTAAAAATCTCCTATGATGACGTTAAGGAAGTATCAGGCAGTGCGGCAAATCACATCGGCCACAAAACCTCTGCTCCTCCCACACATGAGTGGGGCTCGCTCTCCTCCCGTGACCCTTCAGTGGCTTACGTGACAGGTGGATGGTGGCAGAGGTGATGCTGCCTCACTTCCGAGGCTCCTTGAGGAGCAGCTGGTAGATCTCTGCCTCAGCCTCAAACACCGGTTCTGGGGGGCTCTCTGCCATGCAGAcatcctccccccaacccccgatTGCCACCCTGGAGAGGCCTCTCTGAGGATCCTGATggtcccagcctcccagctgtcCCCACTAAGGCACTCGAGGTGCCTTAGACATCAGTGAAGCCCAGACCACATGGTGGCCAACCCTCAATGACCTTAGTCAATCCAGATGAAGAGGACCGCCACCAAGGCTGCCCGAATTCATGACCCACACAATAGAGACCATAAATGGTGGTGGTTTCAACAGCAAATTTGGGGCTAATTGGCTAAGCAGTAATAGTCATCAGAACAAGTAACATCCACTACCGCTGAAAACACCCACCTCCTATGACCTACCAGGTCCGCTCCTGGGTAAATATCTAACCAGGTTCGTCTCTATTTGCACCAAAAGACACATGCAAGAAAGGTCATAGCAGCACCAtattcccaacagctgcaaactggaaacaacttgaAAAAGGCAAGACGAGAACTATCTATCGGCTAGATTGGGTCGGATGGAACCTGGAAGAATCAGGGACAAGGCTGGCAGCAGAGGGGCCTGGATTGGCAGTTTGTGGCCTCTTTAGGGGGCTCCCAGTTAGATGGTTGTACAATGCCAGGTGTGACACACACTGTCACAGCCAAACACCCACTGGAAGAGGAGGCATCACCTAACACCCCCCCAACACCCGCAGCATCATGTATGTATGAGCTAGTGTCCCCCAACCACCCACTCTGCTTGTATTTGCTCTGATCACTGCAGAGTTCACAGTGTTGTGCCTGGtgataagaaagaaggaaagagagagagaaaagaaggaggaggagggaggctgggagagagggaaggaaaaaggaaacactaGGTCTCTTTCATTTAAGAAACAGACACATAACAAATGATTTCCGCACAACAGGATGGCGAGTGCCGTGTTCCAGGTTTGCACACCACCCTTGTGCTGGTCACTAGACTTCACCTTAAATGCACCACCTATCTTCTGCATCCCTGTTAGAAAggaagcttcttgagggcagggactgtgttctACAGAGTTTTCAATTCCCACAGCATCCAGGCCCTTGTGCGTGGTCGCTGCGtcaagcttatttttaaaaaactggatgaCTGAATTAAGTCAGAGCCAGCTGGGTTTGTGAGGTCACCCATGAGGTGGCCTTGAGCTGAaccctccttcctctgcagtcAGGTTAGAGGGGATAAGCTTGGGGCTGAGGAAATGAGAGCTCATGAGAAACTAGCCTCTGGTTTGCCGAGTCTGTGGACTGAACTGAAGGTCTGTGGACAGCTCGTTGTGCATCCAAGAACAAATACCCCTTCCCCAGTGATGTTCCATGACGGCCATCACAATGAGATCCAGGCACAATGGTCCATGTAATTATATAGCATCATAGAAAGGCGGCCAAGAAATGGCCCCTGGTCCTGGGGGCTGAGGACCCCCCAGGTAGAAGGGAATACCCAGCAGGTGAGCAGTGTCTTACCTCATCTGCTTTTGGCCTCTAGGGGACCGACTCCCTGGACCCCAGAAAACCTTGGCACCCCTGTGATCTATATCCCACTACCCAATTGCAGTTCAGAAATTGGGTGTGGTTCAGAAaccacacgtgcacacacacacaatgaacaGAATGCAAATTGTGCATGAACTTCATTGATTTCTTAATCATTAACTATCTTTTATCAACCAATTAGAAATGTGCAACTAATATCataggggagagggaggagtccTGGAATGCTAAAAGTCTCAGAAATATAGCTCTGTTTTACTCTCAGATTGTTTTACTccaaatagagaaattaaaatttcacattcAGGACTTATCTGAGCCAACAGAGGGCGTCATTCACCTTTACAAGTCCCTTGAGCACTTTTTTTGGTTGGGAGACGGAGGGGTGACGAGACCCTGAGATGTACTGAATCTAAATGGGCTTTCTGCTGTAGACTAAGGCAGCAGGGTGTGGGTGGTATTGGCAACTGAACAACTAGCATACAGATACATCTAAAATGCCGTATCCCTTTTGCATGGAGTAGAGTTGAAtcagttttctctcttccatTAAACTCTTTATCTGGCTAGATTGACCTAAGGACATCAGCCAATTCTCTCACCTTTGACACATAGCCGGGAGTTTGGGTTGGGACGCTGTTGACCGTCCCATTTTCCAAACAAGTGGGAGTTTGTTGTGTGTAATCAGGTTATACGTGGGGGttgggaggttgggggtggggagtgagtgaTTCTGGAAAAGGCCACCAGAGGGAGCCAAATGACCGCTTTAGAATCACTCACTGCAGTTTTGGAATTCCTCTGTGGGAAGTGGCTTGCTAATACCTTTTGAGCCACCCAATTCCTCCCCGTCTCTCCTTCTCCcccagacattttttttaaaaatcagaaataaccaTAGCGCTAGAAGTGTACATTCTGTATTTTCTTACCGAACAACCCACAGGCTTTAAACAAACAATACTGCCGTGGTGAAATATTTAGCAATGTAAAGATTCTCTCCTCTCTTAGCAGGgagtaaaataattaaagcaaTCTTGCCTTAGAAAATAAATTAGCTGGTAGATGCACAGTGAGCAGCAAATCCAGTCAAGTATATTGGTGGGCTAGGGGAGGGGAGAACGGTTTATGAGTATGGTCATGTATTTTTCAAACAACATTTTAagcatctgctttatttttttattccagtttttaaaaggaagatttaTTTAACAAGTTTCACTTAGTACAATACATCTAATGAAAATCACAACACAAGGAAAGATTTAAATCAAAGCCTCAGAACTTCATACAAACAACATGACCAAACTCCTAAAGTATTGGTATGACATCTCAAAATTgtcttggagtttttttttttttttaaaaagtaaacatgtaCACTCACGTGCCTTACAGGATATTAAACCAAAAAGCTAGAATTAACAAACATGCCAAATGTTTTCACTTTATTATCATAGACACAGCTCCTATATTTGAGTTTTACAGAAAAGCATGTTTCTCAACACGCATCCAAAGTTTTCAATGGATTGTGGTATAAGAGCAACATTTAACGTAAGTGAACTTGCTTTAACCTAAATATGCTTATTGCTTAGGTACACTCCTACAATGTAACTAACTTGAGGAAAGCTGGAAGTTGTTTTAACAGTTATGGTCAATACTGAACTTTGTTATTACATCCTAGATGAATGTTTCAGTGTTCAAAATTACTGAGCTTGAAGTTTTAAAACAATCTTGACTTCTACTTTACAGTAAGCATGAATCGCAAGCCTGTAATGCAAAACTGTTAAACataatttttgcttgttttctttaaaaaaaaaaagagagaaagaaggaaagtaagaaagaaagaaagaaaaagaaagaaagaaagaaagaaagaaagaaagaaagaaagaaagaaagaaagaaagaaagaaagaaaaagaaaacaaagaagctaGCTGACCAAGAGTGATCAGAATCAATGATATTTCCCATTTACCAATCACACTGGATATGCCTGACATCTCTCCCACTCCATTCAACTCCCATAAATGCAcagcttttgtttctgttgcagTTGTTTATTGCTCTTTCTCTCTTAAGCGAGGTTGGACTGATAGTCACTGGAGTTCTCCTGCAGAACTTGGTCATATCCACTCATGCTGCTCTGACCACCATAACCACCTCCGTAGCCACCACTCAGCTGCTGGTTAGCAGGACCCCCGTAACTAGACTGGTTGGATATGCCCATCCCTCCCATCGTTTGGCTACCATAAGCACCACCACTTGCCCCTGCTGTAGAATTCAAAAAGAGCTCTACATAGCTGTGATCATAAGCTCCCCCGCTTGTGCCTGTGGTAGAATTCAAGAAGAGCTCCACGTATCTGTGTTGCATGTTAGCTTTGTCTTTTGCCATAGCTGCCACGGCATCTTCATGAGTAGCAAATTCAACATCTGCCTCACCAGTAACTCTGCCATCAGGCCCAATTTCAATGTGTACTCTCATGGGgttaaaaggcaagaaaaaattgtaaatatcACTCTTGGTGGCTCTGTAAGGTAATCCCCCCATATGCACACAGTGCCCTGTGGTGCTCTGAAAACTGGACCCACCATCTCCATATCTATGATCAGACATTCCTGAAAAACAGTAATTGAGGTCTCTTCCAAATTGATCAGATCCAAAGCCATACCTATCATTATAGCCACCATAATCCTCATAGCCTCCATACCCTCCACCATTGGCACCGCGCCTCATCCTTTCAAACCCAGCCCCTCTGCCAATGCTATTATACCCTCTGCCAGCCCCCCAGCCTATCATAGGGACCTGGCTGCTGCATAGCCATGAGCTTTCATGGTGGGTTGTAGTGGGGTCGGACTTCAGCTCGGTTACTCTTGAAGATCTCAATGTACCTGTGCCCTattctttccttgtgtttctttaaGGCCTTTTCAGCTATCTCCTGGGAAGCAAACTGCACAAAGGCCTCCCCTGTGCTCCGCCCCTGAAAGTCCACCGGCAGTGTCATCCCATTTGGCACAGTTTCCAACCCTGGAAAGAACTGAACAATCTCTTCCTTGCTACAGCCAAATGGGAGTCCTCTAAGCCGGACAAAGCCGTCACTGGCAGTATCAGGACTTTTCGGACCTGTATGCTTCAACACCCAATCCATTTCAACACTGTTGGACTTGAATACTTCAGCATATCTGTGTCCCATGGTTTCTCTGTCCTTCCTCAAAGCCAGCTTCACTTCATCTTCGGATTCAAGTTCAACAAATGCTTCTCCACTTGGTCTGCCTTCTCTGGTGTAGATGAAACGAATACCTGATGTACCATCTTGGATTTTGCAGTCGGAGAAAAAGCGCATCACTTCACCGGCTGAGCAGGACCAGGGTAGGCCCCTGATCTTCACCACGaacccctccctgccttctgtgCCTAGCATCATGGTGTCTGTTGGGCTCTTGGTGGCAAGATCGGCTCAATGTAATTTTGGTGTAGCTCTAACGATACCAGgtaattttcctctttcttccctcaaACGGCTATAGCGAGACGTTAGACGACGACCAGAACTACTTCTGCTCACATAAGCGATTGATCACGTGTTAAGCATCTGCTTTAAAGGGGACTTGACAGTGATTTTTCCTTCTTACACTGTGATAAGGCTTGGCTCCACACAGGGAATCACCTAGACAAATACATCTTGCCCAATTCTCTTCTGCTTTAGACACCTAGGAGACTGTATGTCGGGGTCAGGAGCACCCTCCCATAGGCATTGGCTGTGACCAGTCATTCCGTGGCCAGGAGCTGCTAGGGAAATGGTGCATCTGAATTTCAGCCAAGTTCTTAAAATAAGCTCCCCTCCTTCTCGCTACCCATCCTTAAAGCTTTTCAACTCACAGCCAGGGTCTAGTGGGTCCTCCTGAGATCCCACACACTTTGTAACAAATTAGAGTTCCAACTCCATTATATAACCATGTTAAATCTGACTTCCCTTATTAAACTGTCAATGCCTTGAGGAAAGaattttgtcttaattttctcCAGAAAATTTTAGCCCCAAAACCCAGCAGTGTGCAAGGCATACACTAGGAGTTAATCAAGgtgtaaaataataaaacataaggGCAGGCAAGGACTTCCTCTGTCCCAGCCTCTCTCTAAGCACTAGATATGTGTTAATTCATTTGAATCCTCAGAAACGTCCTATGAAATAGGTACTACTGTTAGCTAAATTTTCAAGTTGAAAACACTGACCTCAGATTGATGAGGaggattaagtgacttgcccaaggtcatatgcG
Above is a window of Camelus dromedarius isolate mCamDro1 chromosome 26, mCamDro1.pat, whole genome shotgun sequence DNA encoding:
- the LOC105100429 gene encoding LOW QUALITY PROTEIN: heterogeneous nuclear ribonucleoprotein H2-like (The sequence of the model RefSeq protein was modified relative to this genomic sequence to represent the inferred CDS: deleted 1 base in 1 codon; substituted 1 base at 1 genomic stop codon); this translates as MMLGTEGREGFVVKIRGLPWSCSAGEVMRFFSDCKIQDGTSGIRFIYTREGRPSGEAFVELESEDEVKLALRKDRETMGHRYAEVFKSNSVEMDWVLKHTGPKSPDTASDGFVRLRGLPFGCSKEEIVQFFPGLETVPNGMTLPVDFQGRSTGEAFVQFASQEIAEKALKKHKERIGHRYIEIFKSNRAEVRPHYNPPXKLMAMQQPGPYDRLGGGRGYNSIGRGAGFERMRRGANGGGYGGYEDYGGYNDRYGFGSDQFGRDLNYCFSGMSDHRYGDGGSSFQSTTGHCVHMGGLPYRATKSDIYNFFLPFNPMRVHIEIGPDGRVTGEADVEFATHEDAVAAMAKDKANMQHRYVELFLNSTTGTSGGAYDHSYVELFLNSTAGASGGAYGSQTMGGMGISNQSSYGGPANQQLSGGYGGGYGGQSSMSGYDQVLQENSSDYQSNLA